A single Cannabis sativa cultivar Pink pepper isolate KNU-18-1 chromosome 7, ASM2916894v1, whole genome shotgun sequence DNA region contains:
- the LOC115696979 gene encoding transcription factor bHLH162 codes for MDDDVVVNPSSSSRTNISNNGHDRKITERNRRNQMKILYSNLNSLLPPHNNNSQQQQQQQQQQQTKRDSSVSSTSLPDQLDEAAKYIKKLQISIERMKEKRNSLLIDNYDYDDDSNGNGNGNNGDGDDMKLPHIEIHEMGLAVEIVLITGLDFKSLFYQTIRILHEEGFDILNASFYVSQNTVFHTIHSQKGEFASATVGASSRISERLNNFINEAITN; via the exons ATGGATGATGATGTAGTAGTAAACCCTAGTTCATCATCAAgaacaaatattagtaataaTGGTCATGACAGGAAAATCACTGAGAGAAACAGAAGAAATCAAATGAAGATTCTCTACTCCAACCTCAACTCTCTTCTTCCTCCTCATAATAATAATtctcaacaacaacaacaacaacaacaacaacaacaaaccaAAAGG gaTAGTAGTGTGAGTAGTACATCTTTGCCAGATCAGCTAGATGAAGCTGCAAAGTACATAAAGAAGTTGCAAATAAGCATAGAGAGAATGAAAGAGAAGAGGAATAGCCTATTAATTGATAATTATGATTATGATGATGATAgtaatggtaatggtaatggtaatAATGGTGATGGTGATGATATGAAATTACCTCATATTGAGATTCATGAGATGGGTTTGGCTGTTGAGATTGTTCTGATAACTGGGTTGGATTTCAAATCTCTCTTCTACCAAACAATTCGTATTCTTCACGAGGAAGGATTTGACATTCTCAATGCCAGTTTCTACGTCTCTCAAAACACTGTTTTCCACACAATACATTCTCag aagGGAGAGTTTGCTTCTGCTACTGTTGGTGCTTCTTCAAGGATATCTGAGAGGCTAAACAACTTCATTAATGAAGCcattactaattaa